The Trichosurus vulpecula isolate mTriVul1 chromosome 3, mTriVul1.pri, whole genome shotgun sequence genome includes a window with the following:
- the LOC118844141 gene encoding protein FAM50A-like — protein sequence MAQYKGAASEAGRAMHLMKKREKQREQMEQMKQRITEENIMKSNIDKKFSAHYDAVEAELKSSTVGLVTLNDMKAKQEALVKEREKQLAKRAQSKELQLKLEKLREKERKKEEKRKISSLSFTLDEEEEPEEEEEDMDKEDIEGEGNVDMNKNRRVSYLQRVSSLNEEIPSKKRKLGKNPDVDTSFLPDRDREEEENRLREELRQEWEAKQEKIKSEEIEITFSYWDGSGHRRTVNMKKGNTVQQFLQKALEILRKDFSELRSAGVEQLMYIKEDLIIPHHHSFYDFIVTKARGKSGPLFNFDVHDDVRLLSDATVEKDESHAGKVVLRSWYEKNKHIFPASRWEPYDPEKKWDKYTIR from the coding sequence ATGGCTCAGTACAAGGGGGCTGCCAGTGAGGCGGGCCGTGCCATGCATCTAATGAAGAAGCGGGAGAAGCAGCGGGAGCAAATGGAGCAGATGAAACAGCGGATCACTGAGGAGAACATCATGAAGTCAAATATTGACAAGAAATTCTCAGCTCATTATGATGCAGTAGAggctgagctcaaatccagcacTGTGGGTCTTGTAACTCTGAATGACATGAAGGCCAAACAGGAAGCGCTGGTGAAGGAGCGGGAAAAGCAGCTGGCCAAAAGGGCACAGTCCAAAGAACTTCAGCTAAAGCTAGAGAAACTTCGAGAAAAGGAACGCAAGAAGGAAGAGAAGCGAAAGATCTCTAGCCTGTCCTTCACcttggatgaggaagaggagcctgaggaagaagaggaagatatgGATAAGGAAGATATAGAAGGAGAAGGCAATGTAGACATGAACAAGAACAGACGTGTTTCCTACCTTCAGAGAGTTAGCAGTCTAAATGAAGAGATCccttcaaagaagagaaaattaggGAAGAACCCAGATGTGGACACAAGCTTTCTTCCTGACCGTGAccgagaggaagaagaaaataggcTCAGAGAGGAACTTAGACAGGAATGGGAGGCCAAGCAGGAGAAGATCAAGAGTGAAGAAATTGAAATCACATTTAGTTACTGGGATGGCTCTGGGCACCGAAGGACTGTAAACATGAAGAAGGGGAACACGGTGCAACAGTTCCTGCAAAAGGCCCTGGAGATCCTTCGGAAAGACTTCAGTGAGCTGAGGTCAGCGGGAGTGGAGCAGCTCATGTACATCAAGGAAGATCTGATTATACCTCATCATCATAGTTTCTATGATTTCATCGTCACCAAAGCCAGAGGGAAGAGTGGCCCCCTCTTTAACTTTGATGTCCATGATGACGTTCGGCTACTCAGTGATGCCACAGTAGAAAAGGATGAATCACATGCCGGAAAGGTGGTGCTAAGGAGTTGGTATGAGAAGAACAAGCATATTTTCCCAGCTAGCCGATGGGAGCCCTATGACCCCGAGAAAAAGTGGGACAAGTACACAATCAGATGA